Proteins encoded within one genomic window of Gammaproteobacteria bacterium:
- the ftsE gene encoding cell division ATP-binding protein FtsE, which produces MIRLDKVTKLYKGGREALREVSLEIGPGEMIFLTGHSGAGKSTILKLLALVERPTQGQLLVDGRNVGRMPAREIPAYRQQVGMVFQDHKLLDGRSAFDNVALPLVIAGLARRDIEKRVRAALDQVGLLDKERHAPRTLSAGEQQRVGIARAVVARPRLLIADEPTGNLDGELSLEIMQLFRRFNEVGVTMVIATHDLALAGRIGGRHVVLSQGRVLSGDAPLATAPPAQSAAG; this is translated from the coding sequence GTGATCCGTCTGGACAAGGTCACCAAGCTCTACAAGGGGGGCCGCGAGGCGCTGCGCGAGGTCTCGCTGGAGATCGGCCCCGGCGAGATGATCTTCCTCACCGGCCATTCCGGCGCCGGCAAGAGCACCATCCTCAAGCTGCTGGCGCTGGTCGAGCGGCCGACCCAGGGCCAGCTGCTGGTGGACGGCCGCAACGTCGGGCGCATGCCGGCGCGGGAGATCCCCGCCTACCGGCAACAGGTCGGCATGGTGTTCCAGGACCACAAGCTGCTCGACGGCCGTTCCGCCTTCGACAACGTGGCCCTGCCCCTGGTCATCGCCGGCCTCGCCCGGCGCGATATCGAGAAGCGCGTGCGCGCGGCGCTGGACCAGGTCGGCCTGCTCGACAAGGAACGCCATGCTCCGCGCACGCTCTCGGCCGGCGAGCAGCAGCGCGTCGGCATCGCCCGGGCCGTGGTGGCACGTCCCCGGCTGCTGATCGCCGACGAACCCACCGGCAACCTCGACGGCGAGCTGTCGCTGGAGATCATGCAGCTCTTCCGCCGTTTCAACGAGGTCGGTGTCACCATGGTCATCGCCACCCATGACCTGGCGCTGGCCGGTCGCATCGGTGGCCGGCACGTGGTGCTGAGCCAGGGCCGCGTGCTGTCCGGGGATGCGCCATTGGCCACCGCGCCGCCGGCGCAATCCGCGGCGGGCTAG
- a CDS encoding cell division protein produces the protein MGTYLSRHLQNALAALGQLSRQPVATLLTIGVIGIALALPASLQLLVQGGQRFASGWSDIRDFSVYLKPGTDLEVARKLARALASHPGVSDTRVIEADTALAEFGRDPAFGEALKALRQNPLPHTLVVRPDADAAPAALDALKAELAAKPEVDLVQLDTQWLMRLAAILDLVRRGIWIAAVLLVAAVIFIVGNTIRLDIQNRRQEIEVSKLLGATDAFVRRPFLYIGFWYGLLGGTVALLLLAGALLLLRGPMQRLLQLYGTDFAGFGLSPDTALLVLGAGLASGWAGAWLAVGRHLSAIEPQV, from the coding sequence ATGGGCACCTACCTCAGCCGCCATTTGCAGAACGCGCTCGCGGCCCTCGGCCAGCTGAGCCGCCAGCCGGTCGCGACGCTGCTCACCATCGGTGTCATCGGCATTGCGCTGGCACTGCCGGCCAGCCTGCAACTCCTCGTGCAGGGCGGGCAGCGCTTCGCCAGCGGCTGGTCCGACATCCGCGATTTCTCCGTCTACCTGAAGCCGGGCACCGACCTCGAGGTGGCACGCAAGCTCGCGCGTGCGCTCGCCAGCCATCCAGGCGTGAGCGACACGCGGGTGATCGAGGCCGACACGGCACTCGCCGAGTTCGGCCGTGATCCGGCTTTCGGCGAGGCCCTGAAGGCGCTCAGGCAGAACCCGCTGCCCCACACGCTGGTGGTGCGCCCGGATGCCGATGCCGCGCCCGCCGCGCTCGATGCGCTGAAGGCCGAGCTGGCGGCGAAGCCCGAAGTCGACCTGGTACAGCTCGACACCCAGTGGCTGATGCGGCTGGCGGCCATCCTCGACCTGGTCCGTCGCGGGATCTGGATCGCCGCGGTGCTGCTGGTCGCGGCGGTCATCTTCATCGTCGGCAATACCATCCGCCTGGACATCCAGAACCGGCGCCAGGAGATCGAGGTATCGAAGCTGCTGGGCGCCACCGACGCCTTCGTGCGCCGGCCGTTCCTCTACATCGGCTTCTGGTACGGCCTGCTGGGCGGGACCGTGGCCCTGCTGCTGCTGGCCGGGGCGCTGCTCCTGCTCCGCGGCCCGATGCAGCGGCTGCTGCAACTGTACGGGACTGATTTCGCGGGCTTCGGCCTGTCGCCCGACACGGCGCTGCTGGTGCTGGGAGCAGGCCTGGCCTCGGGCTGGGCCGGCGCCTGGCTGGCGGTCGGCCGGCACCTCTCGGCCATCGAACCGCAGGTGTAA
- the rpoH gene encoding RNA polymerase sigma factor RpoH, which yields MNAALVSQSRQLALAGPVGSLDAYIQAVNTIPVLPAEEEQRLAHRLREAGDLDAARELVLAHLRFVVHIARGYSGYGLPLGDLVQEGNIGLMKAVKRFDPGVGVRLVSFAVHWIRAEIHEYVLRNWRLVRMATTKAQRKLFFNLRRAKTGLGWLSRDETEAIARDLGVPAREVTEMEQRLAGHDLVFDPVPSDSDENSVSPAAYLPAPNADPAEQLEHDDWQERTAGQLHQALGRLDERSRAIIQARWMAEEKATLQDLADRFGISAERVRQIEQQAMRALRGAVAA from the coding sequence ATGAACGCCGCTCTCGTCAGCCAGTCACGCCAGCTGGCCCTCGCCGGGCCGGTTGGCAGCCTCGATGCCTACATCCAGGCCGTCAACACCATTCCGGTGCTGCCGGCGGAGGAGGAGCAGCGCCTGGCCCACCGCCTTCGCGAAGCCGGCGATCTCGACGCCGCCCGCGAACTGGTGCTGGCCCACCTGCGCTTCGTGGTGCACATCGCCCGCGGCTATTCCGGCTATGGCCTGCCGCTCGGCGACCTGGTCCAGGAAGGCAACATCGGCCTGATGAAGGCCGTGAAGCGCTTCGACCCCGGGGTCGGCGTGCGGCTGGTGTCCTTTGCCGTCCACTGGATCCGCGCCGAGATCCACGAATACGTGCTGCGCAACTGGCGCCTGGTGCGCATGGCGACCACCAAGGCGCAGCGCAAGCTGTTCTTCAATCTCCGCCGCGCCAAGACCGGCCTCGGCTGGCTGTCCCGCGACGAAACCGAGGCCATCGCCCGCGACCTCGGCGTGCCGGCCCGCGAGGTGACCGAGATGGAGCAGCGCCTCGCCGGCCATGACCTGGTCTTCGATCCGGTGCCGAGCGACAGCGACGAGAACAGCGTGTCTCCGGCCGCCTACCTGCCGGCGCCCAACGCCGACCCGGCGGAACAGCTGGAGCATGATGACTGGCAGGAGCGCACCGCCGGACAGCTGCACCAGGCCCTCGGCCGGCTCGACGAGCGCAGCCGCGCCATCATCCAGGCGCGCTGGATGGCAGAGGAGAAGGCCACGCTGCAGGACCTGGCGGACCGCTTCGGGATTTCGGCCGAGCGGGTACGCCAGATCGAGCAGCAGGCGATGCGTGCCCTGCGGGGTGCCGTCGCAGCCTGA
- a CDS encoding OmpA family protein, giving the protein MARKAGLAGLMGLMVLAGGCEYMQTTDPYTGQTEVNKTTKGAAIGAATGVAIGLITGNDSAQRKKNALILGGVGAVAGGAVGNYMDRQDAALRARLQGTGVSVTRTGPKGENITLNMPGNITFAVNSGDINSSFYPVLDSVALVLKEFDKTMVEVAGHTDSDGSDSYNQLLSEKRANSVVAYLTSRDLRADRFIAVGAGESRPIASNATPEGKAQNRRVEITIVPLTAN; this is encoded by the coding sequence ATGGCGAGGAAGGCCGGACTGGCCGGCCTGATGGGGCTGATGGTCCTGGCTGGCGGCTGCGAGTACATGCAGACCACGGATCCCTACACGGGCCAGACCGAGGTCAACAAGACCACCAAGGGTGCGGCCATCGGCGCGGCCACGGGTGTGGCCATCGGGCTGATCACCGGCAACGACTCGGCCCAGCGCAAGAAGAACGCCCTGATCCTCGGCGGCGTCGGTGCGGTGGCCGGCGGCGCCGTCGGCAACTACATGGACCGCCAGGACGCGGCGCTGCGGGCCAGGCTGCAGGGTACGGGGGTCAGCGTGACCCGCACCGGCCCGAAGGGCGAGAACATCACCCTCAACATGCCGGGCAACATCACCTTCGCGGTGAACAGCGGCGACATCAACTCGTCGTTCTACCCGGTGCTCGACTCCGTGGCCCTGGTGCTGAAGGAATTCGACAAGACCATGGTCGAGGTGGCCGGCCACACCGACAGCGACGGCAGCGATTCCTACAACCAGCTGCTGTCGGAGAAGCGCGCCAACAGCGTGGTCGCCTACCTGACCTCGCGTGACCTGCGCGCCGACCGCTTCATCGCCGTCGGTGCCGGCGAGAGCCGGCCGATTGCCAGCAACGCCACGCCCGAGGGCAAGGCGCAGAACCGGCGGGTGGAGATCACCATCGTGCCGCTGACGGCGAACTAG
- a CDS encoding MATE family efflux transporter: protein MAGAAPYGDRALWRIAAPMILSSVTTPLLGLVDTAVVGHLDEPRYLGAVATGSTLFTVLFMGLNFLRMGTTGVTAQAFGAGRGDATRQALGQALAMAALLALAMIVLQAWIVGFGLAVLGPGPEVAGLTRQYFAVRIWSAPASLANFVIVGWLLGMQNARGPLALTLATNLVNVALSVLFVTGLGLQVRGVALATLLAELAGLAVGAMYVRQELARCPGRWQPAWLADIASYRRLAGINANLLLRTLSLMFVFAFITARGARAGEVILAANAVLLNFQYFTSYALDGIAHAAEALVGRAVGAADREGLRQVVARGLRWSLLFAGAFTLAYGLLGGRIIDALTGIEAIRTAARDYLPWLAMLPLVSAWSFLYDGVFVGATRSREMRQVMMGAALLVFLPAWYLAQPLGNHALWLAFTAFMAARGIGMHLWFRRLVHRDALAAG from the coding sequence ATGGCCGGGGCAGCCCCATACGGCGACCGCGCCCTCTGGCGGATCGCCGCGCCGATGATCCTCTCCTCCGTGACGACACCGCTGCTCGGCCTGGTCGACACCGCCGTGGTCGGCCATCTCGACGAGCCCCGGTACCTCGGCGCGGTCGCCACCGGCTCGACCCTGTTCACCGTGCTGTTCATGGGGCTGAACTTCCTGCGCATGGGCACCACCGGCGTCACCGCCCAGGCTTTCGGCGCCGGCCGCGGCGATGCCACGCGCCAGGCCCTGGGCCAGGCACTGGCCATGGCTGCGCTGCTGGCCCTGGCCATGATCGTGCTGCAGGCGTGGATCGTCGGCTTCGGGCTGGCGGTGCTCGGGCCGGGCCCGGAGGTGGCCGGGCTGACGCGCCAGTATTTCGCGGTGCGCATCTGGAGCGCGCCCGCCTCGCTCGCCAACTTCGTCATCGTCGGCTGGCTGCTCGGCATGCAGAACGCCCGGGGCCCGCTGGCGCTGACGCTGGCTACGAACCTGGTCAATGTCGCGCTCTCGGTGCTGTTCGTCACCGGGCTCGGCCTGCAGGTGCGCGGCGTGGCGCTGGCCACGCTGCTGGCCGAGCTGGCCGGCCTCGCCGTGGGCGCCATGTACGTCAGGCAGGAACTCGCCCGCTGCCCGGGACGCTGGCAACCGGCCTGGCTGGCCGACATCGCCAGTTACCGCCGGCTTGCCGGCATCAATGCCAACCTGCTGTTGCGCACCCTGTCGCTGATGTTCGTCTTCGCCTTCATCACCGCCCGCGGTGCGCGCGCCGGCGAGGTGATCCTGGCCGCAAACGCGGTACTGCTCAACTTCCAGTACTTCACCTCGTATGCGCTCGATGGCATCGCCCATGCGGCCGAGGCCCTGGTCGGCAGGGCTGTCGGCGCCGCGGACCGTGAAGGACTGCGGCAGGTGGTGGCCCGGGGCCTGCGCTGGTCGCTGCTGTTCGCCGGCGCCTTCACCCTGGCCTACGGCCTGCTCGGTGGCCGGATCATCGATGCGCTGACCGGCATCGAGGCCATCCGCACCGCGGCCCGCGACTACCTGCCGTGGCTGGCCATGCTGCCGCTGGTCTCGGCCTGGAGCTTCCTCTATGACGGGGTGTTCGTCGGTGCGACGCGCTCACGCGAGATGCGCCAGGTGATGATGGGCGCGGCACTGCTGGTATTCCTGCCGGCCTGGTACCTGGCGCAGCCGCTGGGCAACCACGCGCTCTGGCTGGCGTTTACCGCCTTCATGGCCGCACGCGGCATCGGCATGCACCTGTGGTTTCGCCGCCTGGTGCACCGCGATGCCCTCGCCGCCGGCTGA
- a CDS encoding NUDIX hydrolase, with protein MKRSDNPWTTLSVRQVYANPWLELWEERCLDPSGRPALYGRVSFRSKAVGIIPLDDAGNTWLVGQYRYCLKRYSWEIPMGGSPHPASVLDSARRELKEETGLSAGRWEQILFLHTSNSVTDEEGYVFVAEDLTEGETEFESTEKIEVRRLPVLEAIHMARSGGITDALSVAGLLQLGALRGWLQ; from the coding sequence ATGAAGAGAAGCGATAATCCCTGGACCACCCTTTCGGTGCGCCAGGTCTATGCCAACCCCTGGCTGGAACTGTGGGAGGAGCGTTGCCTGGATCCGTCCGGCAGGCCCGCCCTCTACGGCCGGGTCAGCTTCCGCAGCAAGGCCGTCGGCATCATTCCGCTGGACGACGCGGGCAACACCTGGCTGGTCGGCCAGTACCGCTACTGCCTCAAGCGCTATTCCTGGGAGATCCCCATGGGCGGCTCCCCGCACCCGGCCAGCGTGCTCGACTCCGCGCGCCGCGAGCTGAAGGAGGAAACCGGCCTCAGTGCCGGACGCTGGGAACAGATCCTGTTCCTCCACACCAGCAACTCGGTGACCGACGAGGAAGGCTACGTGTTCGTCGCCGAGGACCTGACCGAGGGCGAGACGGAGTTCGAGTCCACCGAGAAAATCGAGGTCCGCAGGCTGCCGGTGCTGGAGGCGATCCACATGGCGCGCAGCGGCGGCATCACCGATGCGTTGAGCGTCGCCGGGCTGCTGCAGCTGGGCGCGCTGCGTGGCTGGTTGCAGTGA
- a CDS encoding DUF924 domain-containing protein — MQDEAIRKVLEFWFSAAELDAPQIDSRMERWFGSDQALDERIRTEFGALLERALAGDLDGWAATAEGRLALILLLDQFCRNIHRGTAQAFAGDRRALKLCIEGSMGNEYRTLSPVQRVFFFMPLQHAESAAVQDKSVRIYNALAEGVSDTLRETFLTFAQFAELHRDIVARFGRFPHRNRVLGRSNTPEEESYLAAEAPRFGQ; from the coding sequence ATGCAGGATGAAGCGATCCGGAAGGTCCTCGAGTTCTGGTTCTCGGCCGCGGAGCTCGATGCGCCGCAGATCGACAGCCGGATGGAGCGCTGGTTCGGCAGCGATCAGGCCCTCGACGAGCGGATCCGCACCGAGTTCGGCGCGCTGCTGGAGCGCGCCCTGGCAGGCGACCTCGACGGCTGGGCCGCCACCGCCGAGGGGCGGCTCGCCCTGATCCTGCTGCTCGACCAGTTCTGCCGCAACATCCATCGCGGCACCGCGCAGGCCTTCGCCGGGGACCGACGCGCCCTGAAGCTCTGCATCGAGGGTTCCATGGGCAACGAGTACCGCACGCTGTCGCCGGTGCAGCGGGTGTTCTTCTTCATGCCGCTGCAGCACGCCGAGTCCGCCGCTGTCCAGGACAAGTCAGTGCGCATCTACAACGCGCTGGCCGAAGGCGTCTCCGACACCCTGCGGGAGACGTTCCTGACCTTCGCGCAGTTTGCGGAACTCCATCGCGACATCGTCGCCCGCTTCGGGCGCTTCCCGCATCGCAACCGGGTCCTGGGGCGCAGCAACACGCCCGAGGAAGAATCCTATCTCGCCGCCGAGGCACCGCGCTTCGGCCAGTAG
- a CDS encoding acetyl-CoA C-acetyltransferase, with the protein MHYQPIRRVAIVGSLRIPFCRAHTRYAEASNQDMMTAVLQGLVERFRLGGERLGDVSLGAVMKHSRDWNLARECVLGSGLAPQTPAFDLQRACGTSLEAAILIGNKIALGQIDSGIAAGTDTISDTPIVYPDEYRRILLRSHRGRTAAERIAPWLGLRPRHFRPDLPTVVEPRTGLSMGESTEITAKAWGISRQAQDELALASHRNAARAWDSGFHADLVMPWNGVREDNNLRRDTTLEKLAALKPVFDRGPQGTMTAGNSTPLTDGAAAVLLASEDWAARRGLPVLAWLRYGQVAAVDFVGGEGLLMAPAYAVSTMLQHANLTLQDFDLYEIHEAFAAQALATLKAWESSEFCRERLGRGRPLGAIDRERLNVMGGSLALGHPFAATGARILGSLASQLDRRGSGRGLISVCTAGGMGVTAIVER; encoded by the coding sequence ATGCACTACCAGCCCATCCGCCGCGTTGCCATCGTCGGCAGCCTGCGCATTCCCTTCTGCCGTGCGCATACCCGCTACGCCGAGGCATCCAACCAGGACATGATGACCGCCGTGCTGCAGGGGCTGGTGGAGCGCTTCCGGCTGGGCGGCGAGCGCCTCGGCGATGTGTCCCTCGGCGCGGTGATGAAGCACTCGCGCGACTGGAACCTCGCCCGCGAATGCGTGCTCGGCAGCGGGCTGGCGCCGCAGACCCCGGCGTTCGACCTGCAGCGCGCCTGCGGCACCAGCCTCGAGGCGGCGATCCTCATCGGCAACAAGATCGCGCTGGGACAGATCGATTCCGGCATCGCCGCCGGCACCGACACCATCAGCGACACGCCGATCGTCTATCCCGACGAGTACCGCCGCATCCTGCTGCGCAGCCATCGCGGGCGCACGGCAGCCGAGCGCATTGCACCCTGGCTGGGCCTGCGGCCGCGCCACTTCAGGCCGGATCTGCCCACGGTGGTGGAACCGCGCACCGGGCTGTCGATGGGCGAAAGCACGGAGATCACCGCCAAGGCCTGGGGCATCAGCCGCCAGGCGCAGGACGAGCTGGCGCTGGCCAGCCACCGCAATGCCGCGCGGGCCTGGGACTCCGGCTTCCATGCCGACCTCGTCATGCCGTGGAACGGCGTGCGCGAGGACAACAACCTGCGACGCGACACCACGCTGGAGAAACTCGCCGCGCTCAAGCCGGTATTCGACCGCGGGCCGCAGGGCACGATGACCGCGGGCAACAGCACGCCGCTCACCGATGGCGCGGCGGCGGTGCTGCTCGCCTCGGAGGACTGGGCGGCACGGCGCGGCCTGCCGGTGCTGGCCTGGCTGCGCTACGGCCAGGTGGCCGCCGTGGACTTCGTCGGTGGCGAGGGCCTGCTGATGGCGCCCGCCTACGCGGTCTCCACCATGCTGCAACACGCGAATCTCACGCTGCAGGATTTCGACCTCTACGAGATCCACGAGGCCTTCGCCGCGCAGGCGCTCGCCACGCTGAAGGCCTGGGAGAGCAGCGAGTTCTGCCGCGAACGCCTCGGCCGCGGGCGGCCGCTCGGCGCGATCGACCGCGAGCGGCTCAACGTCATGGGCGGCAGTCTCGCGCTGGGGCACCCCTTCGCCGCCACCGGCGCGCGCATCCTCGGCTCGCTCGCCAGCCAGCTCGACAGGCGCGGCTCGGGCCGCGGCCTGATATCCGTCTGCACCGCGGGCGGCATGGGCGTCACCGCGATCGTCGAGCGCTGA
- a CDS encoding dienelactone hydrolase family protein, with protein sequence MGRQIELQASDGHRFAAWLAEPEGKPRGGLVVLQEIFGVNHHIRHVTDRFAADGYLAIAPALFDRVRPGVDLPYEEIAAARQVMTSLHRANTILDMSAAVEAVRKAGGVGAIGYCWGGALADLAACECDIDAAVSYYGRHTASWLELQPKCPVMYHFGKLDPYIPPQTVAAIEAGRPQGSFFIYDEAGHGFNCDERHDYHAASAELALQRTREFLQRHVG encoded by the coding sequence ATGGGCAGGCAAATCGAACTGCAGGCATCTGACGGCCATCGCTTCGCCGCCTGGCTCGCCGAGCCGGAGGGCAAACCACGCGGCGGCCTCGTGGTGCTGCAGGAGATCTTCGGCGTCAATCACCACATCCGGCACGTCACCGACCGCTTCGCCGCGGACGGCTACCTGGCCATCGCGCCGGCGCTGTTCGACCGCGTGCGCCCGGGTGTCGACCTGCCCTACGAGGAAATCGCCGCCGCGCGCCAGGTGATGACCTCACTGCACCGCGCCAACACCATCCTCGACATGAGCGCGGCCGTGGAGGCCGTGCGCAAGGCCGGTGGCGTCGGCGCCATCGGCTACTGCTGGGGCGGCGCCCTGGCCGATCTCGCCGCCTGCGAATGCGATATCGATGCCGCGGTCTCCTACTACGGCCGCCACACCGCCTCGTGGCTGGAGCTGCAGCCGAAGTGCCCGGTCATGTACCACTTCGGCAAGCTCGACCCGTACATCCCGCCGCAGACCGTGGCGGCCATCGAGGCGGGGCGGCCGCAGGGCAGCTTCTTCATCTACGACGAAGCGGGCCACGGCTTCAACTGCGACGAACGCCACGACTACCACGCCGCCAGCGCCGAACTGGCCCTGCAGCGCACACGCGAGTTCCTCCAGCGGCACGTCGGCTGA
- a CDS encoding Rieske 2Fe-2S domain-containing protein, which produces MFINFWYIAAQSGEVKFGTDRPLKVMMLGHNFALWRDSKGKVRCISDTCTHRGGAMADGRIRGDCVECPYHGWTFNGEGTCVRLPSLGANARIPERTRIDAYPVEEKYGLVWVFLGDLPEAERPPIISIPEYDDPAWRSIILQADWKIDYKRSIENTIDPAHNEFTHPTHGFLGVREDYEVKDFTLEDGTWGTGYHNRMFAPRLAQSDMSKASGRDKEAWIDGGVGHVGPHCTWVQIDASDSMKLHNYLLHTPIHETLDRWYLIATRNNLLDPRYDTTFADRSAYIAGQDQYVLEPQHPRITPRSNAHEFLVPADKAIARYREYCREWEERGWRIDVQKFRSEHDRVAYAIPSPARRQHKSWVLPSVPLLPGKAAEAAAARKA; this is translated from the coding sequence GTGTTCATCAATTTCTGGTACATCGCCGCCCAGTCCGGCGAAGTCAAGTTCGGCACCGACCGCCCCCTCAAGGTGATGATGCTCGGCCACAACTTCGCGCTGTGGCGCGACAGCAAGGGCAAGGTCCGCTGCATCAGCGACACCTGCACCCATCGCGGCGGCGCCATGGCGGACGGGCGCATCCGCGGCGACTGCGTCGAGTGTCCCTACCACGGCTGGACCTTCAACGGCGAGGGCACCTGCGTGCGCCTGCCCTCGCTCGGTGCCAACGCCAGGATCCCGGAACGCACCCGCATCGATGCCTATCCGGTCGAGGAGAAGTACGGCCTCGTCTGGGTGTTCCTCGGCGACCTGCCGGAAGCCGAGCGCCCGCCGATCATCAGCATCCCGGAATACGATGATCCGGCCTGGCGCAGCATCATCCTGCAGGCCGACTGGAAGATCGACTACAAGCGCTCGATCGAGAACACCATCGACCCCGCGCACAACGAATTCACGCATCCGACCCACGGTTTCCTCGGCGTGCGCGAGGACTACGAGGTCAAGGACTTCACGCTCGAGGACGGCACCTGGGGAACGGGCTACCACAACCGCATGTTCGCGCCACGGCTGGCGCAGAGCGACATGAGCAAGGCCTCGGGTCGCGACAAGGAGGCCTGGATCGACGGCGGTGTCGGCCATGTCGGACCGCACTGCACCTGGGTGCAGATCGACGCCTCAGACTCCATGAAGCTGCACAACTACCTGCTGCACACGCCAATCCACGAGACGCTCGACCGCTGGTACCTGATCGCCACGCGCAATAACCTGCTCGATCCGCGCTACGACACCACCTTCGCCGACCGCAGTGCCTACATCGCCGGGCAGGATCAGTACGTGCTCGAGCCGCAGCACCCGCGCATCACGCCACGCAGCAACGCACACGAGTTCCTCGTTCCCGCCGACAAGGCCATCGCCCGCTACCGCGAGTACTGCCGGGAGTGGGAGGAGCGCGGCTGGCGGATCGACGTGCAGAAATTCCGCAGCGAACATGATCGTGTCGCCTACGCGATCCCCAGCCCGGCGCGGCGCCAGCACAAGAGCTGGGTGCTGCCCTCGGTGCCGCTGCTGCCGGGCAAGGCTGCCGAGGCCGCTGCGGCACGCAAGGCCTGA
- a CDS encoding D-alanyl-D-alanine carboxypeptidase — protein MPAAAALLALLAASSATTVLPQPQAAAVVDRFPRAAPSYVVAIDGVIRWERGADLPRPPASLTKILSAIVLLGQDWDPQRVITVSPRAASLQGTRLRLKAGERLRAGDALTAMVVASANDACLALAEAAAGSVEAFVARLDARARELDLTGTHYANPCGLPGTGHVTTAHDLLRMADLAMALPEYRWRAGVVSGEIVTLDGRRIALRTTNMLLGRVPGALGVKTGYTRAAGKCLVARAERDGRRVDVVLLDAPDRWWTAAALIEEAFHVAGATP, from the coding sequence GTGCCCGCGGCCGCTGCCCTGCTGGCGCTGCTGGCCGCCTCGTCGGCCACGACGGTGTTGCCGCAACCGCAGGCGGCAGCCGTGGTGGACCGGTTTCCGCGCGCGGCACCGTCCTACGTCGTCGCCATCGATGGCGTCATCCGCTGGGAGCGCGGTGCCGACCTGCCGCGGCCACCGGCCTCGCTGACCAAGATCCTGAGCGCCATCGTGCTGCTCGGGCAGGACTGGGATCCGCAGCGGGTCATCACCGTCAGCCCCCGCGCCGCATCCCTGCAGGGCACGCGCCTGCGCCTGAAGGCGGGCGAGCGGCTGCGGGCCGGCGATGCCCTGACGGCGATGGTCGTCGCGTCGGCCAACGACGCCTGCCTGGCGCTGGCCGAGGCCGCCGCGGGCAGCGTCGAGGCGTTCGTCGCCCGCCTCGATGCCCGTGCACGCGAGCTGGACCTGACCGGGACGCACTATGCCAATCCCTGCGGGCTGCCTGGCACCGGCCACGTCACCACTGCCCATGACCTGCTGCGCATGGCGGATCTCGCCATGGCCTTGCCGGAGTACCGGTGGCGCGCGGGCGTGGTGAGCGGGGAGATCGTCACGCTGGACGGGCGACGCATCGCCCTGCGCACGACGAACATGCTGCTCGGTCGCGTCCCTGGCGCCCTCGGCGTGAAGACCGGCTACACGCGCGCAGCGGGCAAGTGCCTGGTGGCGCGCGCCGAGCGCGATGGCAGGCGGGTGGACGTGGTGCTGCTCGATGCGCCGGACCGCTGGTGGACGGCGGCGGCCCTGATCGAGGAAGCCTTCCATGTGGCCGGCGCGACGCCCTGA
- a CDS encoding DUF3617 family protein yields the protein MNTRITMLLLAGVGLFAGLAAKAAEPAAPATEPGETWEITSSMEMAGMSMPPRTQQVCQPLAGDQPAVPQPDNDSCEMFDVRRSGSTMSWQMRCTGKDAMTGSGEISYQGRDSYQGRMTMNMDGQTMTTRLSGKRLGGQCDAAAVKKKIAAAEKQSAEMLAQQCREAARSMQVAMFDGRVPGVCDAKTKAEFCKRLGTEQGFDLLAARGQVPGADTTDLDSAGKACGTDIPATRLRLCKAAVGKDASLPFLARHCPDEAAPLAQAQCAGRSFTSPPAEKYREFCSDYARHNLMQGGAGTPDSSGQPAQQEQPPPGKDTAIEEGKKALRKLLPF from the coding sequence ATGAACACCCGCATCACCATGCTGCTGCTGGCCGGCGTCGGCCTGTTCGCGGGACTGGCAGCAAAGGCCGCGGAACCCGCGGCACCCGCGACCGAACCGGGCGAGACCTGGGAGATCACCAGCTCGATGGAAATGGCCGGCATGTCCATGCCACCGCGCACCCAGCAGGTCTGCCAGCCGCTCGCGGGCGACCAGCCGGCGGTGCCGCAGCCGGACAACGATTCCTGCGAGATGTTCGATGTCCGGCGCAGCGGCAGCACCATGAGCTGGCAGATGCGCTGCACCGGCAAGGACGCCATGACCGGCAGCGGCGAGATCAGCTACCAGGGCCGCGACAGCTACCAGGGCCGGATGACCATGAACATGGACGGCCAGACGATGACCACGAGGCTGTCGGGCAAGCGCCTCGGTGGCCAGTGCGATGCCGCCGCCGTGAAGAAGAAGATCGCCGCCGCCGAGAAGCAGAGCGCGGAGATGCTGGCACAGCAGTGCCGCGAGGCGGCCCGCAGCATGCAGGTGGCGATGTTCGACGGCCGCGTTCCGGGAGTCTGCGATGCGAAGACCAAGGCCGAATTCTGCAAGCGCCTGGGCACGGAGCAGGGCTTCGATCTCCTCGCGGCGCGTGGCCAGGTGCCAGGCGCCGACACGACGGACCTTGATTCCGCGGGCAAGGCCTGCGGCACCGACATCCCTGCAACCCGCCTGCGGCTGTGCAAGGCGGCCGTCGGCAAGGATGCCTCGCTGCCGTTCCTCGCGCGCCACTGCCCGGACGAGGCGGCACCGCTGGCGCAGGCACAATGCGCGGGCCGCAGCTTCACCTCGCCACCGGCCGAGAAGTACCGCGAGTTCTGCAGTGACTATGCGCGGCACAACCTGATGCAGGGCGGGGCGGGCACGCCGGATTCGTCGGGCCAGCCCGCGCAGCAGGAGCAACCGCCCCCGGGCAAGGACACGGCCATCGAGGAAGGCAAGAAGGCGCTGCGCAAGCTGCTGCCGTTCTGA